From the Balearica regulorum gibbericeps isolate bBalReg1 chromosome 4, bBalReg1.pri, whole genome shotgun sequence genome, one window contains:
- the EXOC1 gene encoding LOW QUALITY PROTEIN: exocyst complex component 1 (The sequence of the model RefSeq protein was modified relative to this genomic sequence to represent the inferred CDS: inserted 1 base in 1 codon; deleted 2 bases in 1 codon; substituted 1 base at 1 genomic stop codon), with protein MTAIKHALQRDIFTPNDERLLSIVNVCKAGKKKRNCFLCATVTTERPVQVNVVKVKKSDKGDFYKRQTAWALRDLAVVDAKDAVKENPEFDLHFDKVYKWVASSTVEKNTFISCIWKLNQRYLRKKIDFINVSSQLLEESVPSGENQSVAGGDEEAVDEYQELNAREEQDIEIMMEGCEYAISNAEAFAEKLSRELQVLDGANIQSIMASEKQVNILMKLLDEALKEVDQIELKLSSYEEMLQSVKEQMDQISESNHLIHLSNTNNVKLLSEIEFLVNHMDLAKGHIKALQEGDLTSSRGIEACTNAADALLQCMNVALRPGHDMLHAVKQQQQRFSDLREQFARRLASHLNSVFVQQGHDQSSTLAQHSVELTLPNHHPFHRDLLRYAKLMEWLKNTDYGKYEGLTKNYMDYLSRLYEREIKDFFEVAKIKMTGTTREGKKFATLPRKESAVKQETESLHGSSGKLTGSTSSLNKLSVQSSGNRRSQSSSLLDMGNMSASDLDVADRTKFDKIFEQVLSELEPLCLAEQDFNQKFFKLQQHQSISGTTNEAEEMDGGTLSRSYTSGVPQTVSSEKDMIRQMMTKIFRCIEPELNNLIALGDKIDSFNSLYMLVKMSHHVWTAQNVDPASFLSTTLGNXLVTVKRNFDKCISNQMKQMDEVKISKKSKVGILPFVAEFEEFAALAESIFKNAERRGDLGXAYIKLIRAVFVSVEKVANESQKTPRDVVMMENFHHIFATLSRLKISCLEAEKKEAKQKYTDHLQSYVIYSLGQPLEKLNHFFEGVEARVAQGIREEEVSYQLAFNKQELRKVIKEYPGKEVKKGLDNLYKKVDKHLCEEENLLQVVWHSMQDEFIRQYKHFEGLIARCYPGSGITMEFTIQDILDYCSSIAQSH; from the exons ATGACTGCAATCAAGCATGCTTTACAGAGGGATATTTTCACTCCCAATGATGAACGCTTGTTGAGCATTGTGAATGTGTGCAAAGCAggcaaaaagaagagaaactgctttttGTGTGCCACAG TGACAACGGAACGACCAGTGCAAGTAAATGtggtaaaagtgaaaaaatctGACAAGGGAGATTTCTACAAAAGGCAGACTGCATGGGCACTTCGAGATCTTGCTGTTGTTGATGCCAAAGATGCTGTTAAA GAGAATCCTGAATTTGACTTGCATTTTGACAAAGTGTACAAATGGGTTGCAAGCAGCACAGTGGAAAAGAACACCTTCATTTCATGTATCTGGAAACTCAATCAAAGATatcttagaaagaaaattgactTTATTAATGTTAGTTCGCAGCTTTTGGAAG AATCCGTTCCAAGTGGAGAGAATCAAAGCGTAGCAGGAGGTGATGAAGAGGCTGTCGATGAATACCAGGAGTTAAATGCAAGAGAGGAACAGGATATTGAAATAATGATGGAAGGGTGTGAATATGCTATTTCTAATGCTGAAGCCTTTGCAGAGAAGTTGTCAAGAGAGCTACAAGTGCTAGATGGG GCAAATATCCAGTCAATTATGGCCTCAGAGAAACAGGTGAATATCTTGATGAAGTTGCTGGATGAAGCTCTGAAGGAAGTTGACCAAATTGAGCTAAAGCTGAGCAGTTACGAAGAAATGCTTCAGAGTGTAAAAGAGCAAATGGAtcaaatttcagaaagcaatcACCTAATCCATCTCAGCAACACAAACAATGTGAAGCTACTATCAGAGATAGAGTTCTTAGTG AATCACATGGATTTGGCTAAAGGTCATATAAAGGCCCTTCAGGAGGGAGATCTGACATCCTCTCGAGGCATTGAGGCCTGCACTAATGCCGCAGATGCCCTGCTGCAGTGTATGAATGTAGCTCTTCGTCCAG gaCATGATATGCTTCATGCAGtgaagcagcaacagcagcggTTTAGTGACTTGCGTGAGCAATTTGCACGGAGACTTGCCAGTCATTTGAACAGCGTATTTGTTCAGCAg GGTCATGATCAGAGTTCTACTCTTGCCCAGCACTCTGTTGAATTGACATTACCCAATCACCATCCATTTCACCGAGATTTACTTCGATATGCTAAACTGATGGAGTGGCTCAAGAACACAGATTATGGAAAATATGAAGGGCTAACAAAG aattaTATGGATTATTTATCACGACTatatgaaagggaaataaaagatttctttgaagTTGCCAAGATCAAGATGACGGGCACAactagagaaggaaaaaagtttg CTACACTGCCTCGAAAAGAAAGTGCTGTCAAACAGGAAACTGAGA GTCTTCATGGAAGTTCTGGAAAATTGACTGGGTCTACTTCTAGCCTAAATAAACTCTCTGTTCAGAGTTCGGGAAACCGTAGGTCTCAGTCATCCTCACTGCTGGATATGGGAAACATGTCTGCCTCTGACCTTGATGTGGCTGATAGAACAAAATTTGATAAG ATTTTCGAGCAAGTACTAAGTGAACTAGAGCCCCTGTGTCTGGCAGAACAGGACTTCAATCAG AAATTTTTCAAACTACAGCAACATCAGAGCATCTCGGGAACGACG AATGAAGCGGAGGAAATGGATGGAGGAACTTTATCTCGTTCATACACTTCTGGTGTTCCACAAACAGTATCATCTGA GAAGGACATGATTCGACAAATGATGACAAAAATTTTTCGTTGTATTGAACCTGAGCTGAATAATCTTATAGCGCTGGGGGACAAGATTGATAGCTTTAATTCCCTTTATATGTTAGTCAAGATGAGTCATCATGTATGGACAGCACAAAATGTGGATCCAGCTTCCTTTCTCAGCACAACGCTTGGAA GTTTGGTGACTGTCAAAAGGAACTTTGATAAATGCATT agtAACCAGATGAAGCAGATGGATGAAGTAAAAATCTCAAAGAAGAGTAAAGTTGGGATCCTTCCATTTGTTGCTGAATTTGAAGAGTTTGCAGCTCTTGCTGAAtcaattttcaaaaatgcagaACGACGAGGAGATCTAGGATAAGCCTATATAAAACTTATCAGAGCTGTTTTTGTCAGTG ttgaaaAAGTAGCTAATGAAAGCCAGAAAACACCTAGAGATGTGGTCATGATGGAGAACTTCCATCATATTTTTGCAACGCTTTCCCGCTTGAAAATCTCTTGTCTTGAGGCTgagaaaaaagaagccaaacaGAAATACACTGATCATCTTCAGTCTTATGTAATCTACTCACTCGGACAGCCTCttgagaaattaaat CATTTTTTTGAAGGTGTTGAAGCTCGTGTGGCACAAGGTATACGAGAAGAGGAAGTAAGCTATCAGCTGGCTTTTAATAAACAAGAGCTTCGTAAAGTTATAAAGGAATATCCTGGTAAGGAAGTAAAGAAGGGATTGGATAATCTTTACAAGAAGGTAGATAAACATCtctgtgaagaagaaaacttaCTTCAG GTTGTGTGGCATTCCATGCAAGATGAGTTTATACGACAATACAAGCACTTTGAAGGGCTGATAGCTCGCTGCTATCCTGGATCAGGAATTACTATGGAATTCACTATACAGGATATTTTAGACTACTGCTCCAGTATTGCACAGTCTCATTAA